The following DNA comes from Mucilaginibacter jinjuensis.
TCGAAACCTACAAACGCAAAATAGAAGAAACCTTTAAATACGGCGGCGACCAGCTTTTACTGCAAGGCGGCCACCACCCTGATCTGGGTCTCGCTTTTTATACCGATCTTTTTAAACAGCTGAAGGAACTTTATCCAACGCTGAAACTGCATTCTTTAGGCCCACCCGAAATTGCCCACGTTGCCAAACTGGAAAACATTAGCCATATCGACGTATTGCGCGCCATGAAAGAAGCAGGCTTAGATTCACTCCCAGGTGCAGGTGCTGAAATTTTGAACGACCGTGTACGTCGTTTAATTTCAAAAGGTAAATGTGGTGGTAAAGAATGGCTGGACGTAATGCGTGCCGCCCATCAACTGAACTTACCATCATCAGCCACCATGATGTTTGGCCACGTAGAAACCATCGAAGAACGCTTTGAGCATCTGGTATGGGTTCGCGAGGTACAGTCAGAAAAGCCGGAAGACCATTATGGTTTTACTGCGTTTATTCCATGGCCTTTCCAGGACGACGGTACTTTATTGCGTAAAGTACGCGGCATCACCAATAACGTAACCGGCGACGAGTATATCCGTATGATTGCCCTTTGCCGCATCATGCTGCCGAATATTAAAAACATCCAGGCATCGTGGTTAACTGTTGGTAAACAAGTTGCACAAATTTGTTTACACGCAGGCGCTAACGATTTTGGTTCGATCATGATCGAAGAGAACGTAGTATCAGCAGCAGGTGCACCTCACCGCTTCACCGCCAAAGGCATCCAGACTGCCATTGAAGAAGCCGGCTTTGAATCACAGCTTCGTAACCAGAAATATGAATGG
Coding sequences within:
- a CDS encoding CofH family radical SAM protein; this encodes MNTADLLQRALQFDFLSQEEGVYLYHHASTPDLMYTANELRKIQVPHGKVTWQIDRNVNTTNVCIANCKFCNFFRRPGHEDSYITDIETYKRKIEETFKYGGDQLLLQGGHHPDLGLAFYTDLFKQLKELYPTLKLHSLGPPEIAHVAKLENISHIDVLRAMKEAGLDSLPGAGAEILNDRVRRLISKGKCGGKEWLDVMRAAHQLNLPSSATMMFGHVETIEERFEHLVWVREVQSEKPEDHYGFTAFIPWPFQDDGTLLRKVRGITNNVTGDEYIRMIALCRIMLPNIKNIQASWLTVGKQVAQICLHAGANDFGSIMIEENVVSAAGAPHRFTAKGIQTAIEEAGFESQLRNQKYEWRELPAELEEQVIDY